One window of the Salvia miltiorrhiza cultivar Shanhuang (shh) chromosome 6, IMPLAD_Smil_shh, whole genome shotgun sequence genome contains the following:
- the LOC130988033 gene encoding protein HEADING DATE REPRESSOR 1 yields the protein MGEAAAPNKGGSLNGLFSPVSSAPVLWKSRKRLAGSVKNTNETLDGLSSDKTPEKQPELSAEDKLQEELNSLSEKRKALFEPLEPVINANGKRPSAESLLPPPDFESASYPKGWLIGKKRKLVNVDVVESMRRIAVQEMNRKDREIDGLNEQLEEDARCLEHLQLQLLDERSKRADVERQNTMLQSQITMLMDMLQENEAVEDQETQADS from the exons ATGGGAGAAGCAGCAGCGCCAAATAAGGGGGGAAGTCTCAACGGATTATTCTCTCCGGTTTCTTCTGCTCCGGTTCTCTGGAAATCTAGGAAAAGATTAGCTG GCAGTGTGAAGAACACAAACGAGACGTTAGATGGTTTGAGTAGTGACAAAACCCCGGAGAAACAACCCGAGTTGTCAGCAGAGGACAAGCTGCAGGAAGAACTGAACAGCCTCTCAGAGAAACGCAAGGCTCTATTCGAACCACTGGAACCGGTGATCAACGCAAACGGGAAACGACCTTCTGCAGAATCCCTACTCCCGCCTCCGGACTTCGAATCAGCGAGCTATCCAAAGGGGTGGCTGATCGGGAAGAAGCGGAAGCTAGTGAACGTGGATGTTGTGGAGAGCATGCGGAGGATCGCAGTGCAGGAAATGAACCGGAAG GATAGGGAAATTGATGGGCTGAACGAGCAGTTGGAAGAGGACGCGCGATGCCTGGAGCACCTACAGCTGCAGCTGCTCGATGAACGGAGCAAACGGGCAGACGTGGAAAGACAAAACACGATGCTGCAGAGCCAGATAACGATGCTCATGGACATGTTGCAGGAGAATGAAGCAGTAGAGGATCAAGAGACACAGGCAGActcataa